A stretch of Primulina tabacum isolate GXHZ01 chromosome 13, ASM2559414v2, whole genome shotgun sequence DNA encodes these proteins:
- the LOC142522417 gene encoding uncharacterized protein LOC142522417 codes for MIVAIQTVGRKGENHKHTKAPYHLRKGNFSNEDEGTSPLSEEEDAFYTYVSVGGSSYRGQHSPSIHTEPEDHQYFEPGSSSCHNGKRFRKSSSYSSHNEQETKEVEKTKSCFDGNSNYSKASSVKDDVAISKCQNSAEVEADPLNLFPTHEFSQVAATGDVNEMEHLESCDPHESGSVEKTYNLTSVISSFMSSTLRDKQRNYSFTPASDAVESVSAESSWFQNSSLGSRDGIKKGCHGENRRTIDVISLSGNIHVHINEAKVGLDEFVSNSGEEDKDDDFHPENGHRVDSVESCMLGEREKFKETDGYKRALEEEWASRQQALKIQAEEAQHLRRLLKRRKAESMRLMDMERRQKERIEEMRVTQKKDEENMNLKEVIRAKVRKELSKLEMACQNMASLLHSFGIQMEGWPNPSPQEVQTAYKKALLALHPDRALRSDIHQQVEAEEKFKLMNRFKEKFSSVL; via the exons ATGATAGTAGCCATCCAAACTGTTGGAAGAAAAGGTGAGAATCATAAACATACGAAGGCTCCATATCATCTCCGTAAAGGAAATTTCAGTAATGAAGACGAAGGCACTTCTCCTCTTAGTGAAGAAGAGGATGCATTTTACACCTATGTATCAGTAGGTGGTTCAAGTTATAGAGGCCAACATTCTCCTTCCATCCATACTGAGCCGGAAGATCACCAATATTTTGAACCAGGAAGTTCCAGCTGTCACAACGGGAAAAGATTTAGAAAATCATCATCTTATTCTTCTCATAATGAACAGGAAACTAAGGAAGTGGAAAAAACTAAGTCATGTTTTGATGGGAACTCTAACTATAGCAAAGCTAGTTCAGTTAAAGATGACGTTGCCATCAGCAAATGTCAAAACTCTGCTGAAGTTGAAGCTGACCCTCTCAATCTTTTCCCAACCCATGAGTTCTCCCAGGTTGCTGCTACTGGAGATGTTAATGAAATGGAGCATTTGGAATCATGTGATCCACATGAATCTGGAAGTGTTGAGAAGACATATAATTTAACATCTGTAATATCTTCGTTTATGAGTTCTACATTACGAGATAAACAAAGAAATTACAGTTTCACTCCTGCCAGTGATGCAGTTGAATCTGTCTCTGCAGAGTCATCCTGGTTCCAAAATTCCTCATTGGGATCAAGAGATGGCATCAAGAAAGGGTGTCATGGGGAAAATAGGCGGACAATTGATGTTATATCATTATCTGGAAACATACATGTACAtattaatgaagcaaaagtTGGATTAGATGAATTTGTTTCAAATAGTGGAGAGGAGGATAAAGATGATGATTTTCATCCTGAAAATGGACACAGAGTGGATTCTGTGGAGAGTTGTATGCTTGGAGAACGAGAAAAGTTTAAGGAAACTGATGGATACAAAAGAGCTTTGGAGGAAGAATGGGCTTCCCGGCAACAAGCACTAAAAATCCAG GCTGAAGAAGCTCAACACTTGCGCCGGTTGCTGAAGAGAAGAAAAGCTGAAAGTATGCGTTTGATGGACATGGAAAGAAGACAAAAGGAACGTATAGAGGAAATGCGAGTTACTCAAAAGAAG GATGAGGAAAATATGAACTTGAAAGAGGTAATTCGCGCTAAAGTTAGAAAGGAGCTCAGTAAATTGGAAATGGCATGCCAAAATATGGCTTCTCTTTTGCATTCCTTTGGAATCCAAATGGAGGGTTGGCCTAATCCATCGCCACAAGAG GTACAAACGGCATACAAAAAAGCTCTGCTTGCCCTTCATCCAGATCGAGCCTTACGATCTGACATCCATCAGCAAGTCGAAGCTGAGGAGAAATTCAAGCTTATGAATCGTTTCAAGGAGAAATTTTCATCTGTTCTATGA